From the Acinetobacter wanghuae genome, one window contains:
- a CDS encoding MCR_0457 family protein, whose translation MMIKKLTIQTVCILTLSAVFSHAMAENDLSNAEANTMIKEDIASTQVMSELCPTLMGKNAQFDGNVQHLITANLGDYAGAKMTFAQLQADSEYQTLLAETRNNAKNMDAAEQQSACDDILNYTP comes from the coding sequence ATGATGATTAAAAAATTAACCATTCAGACTGTTTGCATCCTTACACTTTCAGCCGTTTTCTCTCATGCCATGGCTGAAAATGATTTAAGCAATGCCGAAGCCAATACCATGATTAAAGAAGATATTGCATCGACTCAAGTGATGAGTGAGCTTTGCCCGACACTGATGGGAAAAAATGCACAATTTGATGGCAATGTTCAGCATTTAATTACGGCAAACTTAGGCGATTATGCTGGCGCAAAAATGACATTTGCACAGTTGCAAGCAGATAGCGAATATCAAACGCTACTTGCTGAAACACGTAATAACGCTAAAAACATGGATGCAGCAGAACAACAGTCAGCATGCGATGACATTTTAAATTACACACCATAA
- a CDS encoding MCR_0457 family protein: MKNPLFKSLSALTLAATLFSPAVFAANENIDVTPTNQQVTHEELAAIYVLSEVCPSLVKDTAKFEQGYGKLAKEYLPSQKDPVQALNQLSKQSSFSKVLNEARQDAKTAGKTKNQAICNELVSY, encoded by the coding sequence ATGAAAAATCCGTTATTTAAATCACTCTCAGCCCTAACTTTAGCTGCAACCTTGTTCAGCCCTGCTGTATTTGCAGCAAATGAAAATATTGATGTTACCCCAACGAATCAGCAAGTGACGCATGAAGAACTTGCAGCGATTTATGTATTGTCTGAAGTCTGCCCAAGCTTGGTCAAAGACACCGCGAAATTTGAACAGGGTTATGGCAAACTTGCGAAAGAATATTTACCAAGCCAAAAAGATCCTGTGCAAGCATTAAATCAATTATCGAAGCAAAGTAGTTTTAGCAAAGTCTTGAACGAGGCACGCCAAGATGCCAAAACTGCGGGCAAAACTAAAAACCAAGCCATCTGTAATGAACTCGTGAGCTATTAA
- a CDS encoding LysR family transcriptional regulator: protein MLDQLRAMGVFACVVEKNSFSGAARDLGITTSAVSQQIRSLEQDMEVILLNRSTRKLSLTEAGQAFFYSCQEMLAAAERGKVRINELRDDLVGELRIASTPELCATHLVPALSHWMSAHRGLNIHFETNNQNHDVLDGRIDIALRLDQLLDEQQFNAIPLIQIEQILVAAPSYINQAALIAKPDDLKNHDLLPSTPLKPFEKLQFQHVNKADSVTLEFNSRFNTNSHWVTRAMCLQGNGITKISYLDVQKDLQKGALVEVLPEWKLPPLTLYAVIQKGDQHATKILRCIETLKQYFNQLSGARILQLAS, encoded by the coding sequence ATGTTAGATCAACTTCGAGCAATGGGCGTCTTTGCTTGCGTTGTAGAAAAAAACTCGTTTAGCGGTGCTGCGCGTGATTTAGGAATTACCACCAGTGCGGTGAGTCAACAAATTCGCTCTTTAGAACAAGATATGGAAGTCATTCTTCTAAATCGTTCAACGCGTAAATTAAGTTTGACCGAAGCGGGGCAAGCATTTTTCTACAGCTGTCAAGAAATGTTGGCAGCAGCTGAGCGTGGCAAAGTTCGTATTAATGAATTGCGTGATGATCTCGTGGGTGAGCTACGAATTGCTTCTACACCTGAACTTTGTGCGACACATTTGGTACCAGCATTGTCGCATTGGATGTCGGCACATCGTGGCTTAAATATTCATTTTGAAACCAATAATCAAAATCATGATGTATTAGATGGGCGTATTGATATTGCTCTGCGTTTGGATCAATTGCTGGATGAACAACAATTCAATGCGATTCCATTGATTCAGATTGAACAGATTTTGGTAGCAGCACCAAGTTATATCAATCAAGCCGCGCTGATTGCTAAACCAGATGATTTGAAAAATCACGATTTATTACCGTCAACGCCACTCAAGCCATTCGAAAAATTACAATTCCAACATGTGAATAAAGCTGACTCAGTCACGCTTGAATTCAACTCACGTTTTAATACCAATAGTCATTGGGTGACACGTGCAATGTGTTTACAAGGCAATGGTATTACTAAAATTTCATACTTAGACGTTCAAAAAGATTTACAAAAAGGCGCATTGGTTGAAGTCTTACCTGAATGGAAACTTCCACCTTTAACATTATATGCTGTGATTCAAAAGGGTGATCAGCATGCAACGAAAATTTTACGTTGTATCGAAACTTTAAAGCAGTATTTTAATCAGCTTTCAGGCGCACGTATTTTACAGCTTGCCTCTTAA
- the dacC gene encoding D-alanyl-D-alanine carboxypeptidase PBP5/6, with the protein MIPKTALAALLIAPSFSFAATVLSAPPEFNNKSYVLMDFETGQILAAKNENEKLAPASMTKMMTSYIIEQKLLNGELTEDEKVRMNESAWCRGSSTESCMYVPLNGTATSLEMLRGIIIQSGNDASKAMAEHIAGNEGTFAHMMNQEAKRIGMVNTHFINSTGMPAEGHYSTAKDMAVLAQHIIHDSSKYYPIYSEKEFAFNGIKQGNRNALLYTDPSVDGLKTGHTDEAGYCLTTSAKRGPTRLISVIFGAPSMNERASQTRDLLAWGYANFETKSVQPGKQVLAKAKVWFGKDADVQIGLAENFNVTMPKGQANAIKTQLVVQPKLTAPLKAGQVVGKYVATLDGKVIAEKPLVALKAVEEANFFARMIDHVKQFFSNLF; encoded by the coding sequence ATGATCCCAAAAACCGCCCTTGCTGCACTCCTGATTGCACCTAGTTTTTCATTTGCAGCAACCGTCCTTAGTGCACCGCCAGAATTTAATAATAAATCATACGTGCTGATGGATTTCGAGACTGGGCAAATCCTCGCTGCTAAAAATGAAAATGAAAAATTAGCTCCTGCTTCAATGACAAAAATGATGACCAGCTACATCATTGAACAAAAATTATTGAACGGTGAACTGACTGAAGATGAAAAAGTTCGTATGAACGAATCTGCATGGTGTCGTGGCAGTAGCACAGAATCATGTATGTACGTTCCATTGAACGGTACAGCGACGTCTTTAGAAATGTTACGCGGTATTATTATTCAATCGGGTAATGATGCATCGAAAGCGATGGCTGAACATATTGCGGGTAACGAAGGTACATTCGCGCATATGATGAACCAAGAAGCAAAACGTATCGGCATGGTGAATACTCATTTCATCAATTCAACTGGTATGCCTGCTGAAGGTCATTATTCAACTGCAAAAGATATGGCAGTGCTTGCACAACATATTATTCATGATAGTTCAAAATACTACCCAATTTATTCTGAAAAAGAATTTGCATTTAACGGCATTAAACAAGGCAACCGTAATGCCCTGCTTTATACAGACCCAAGCGTGGATGGTTTAAAAACAGGTCATACCGATGAAGCTGGTTATTGCTTAACAACTTCTGCAAAACGTGGTCCGACGCGTTTAATTTCCGTGATTTTTGGTGCACCAAGCATGAACGAACGTGCATCACAAACACGTGATTTGTTGGCTTGGGGTTATGCAAACTTTGAAACTAAAAGTGTTCAACCGGGCAAACAAGTCTTAGCGAAAGCAAAAGTTTGGTTTGGTAAAGATGCTGACGTTCAAATTGGTTTAGCAGAAAACTTCAATGTGACCATGCCAAAAGGTCAAGCCAATGCCATTAAAACGCAATTGGTCGTTCAACCGAAATTGACTGCACCTTTAAAAGCCGGTCAAGTCGTTGGTAAATACGTTGCAACTTTAGATGGTAAAGTCATTGCTGAAAAACCACTTGTAGCTTTAAAAGCAGTTGAAGAAGCGAATTTCTTCGCACGTATGATTGACCATGTAAAACAATTCTTCTCTAACTTATTTTAA
- a CDS encoding peptidoglycan DD-metalloendopeptidase family protein, protein MVLVSAKRKFTSPATLMKAIAISSVVASTVLVTGCASKPLINGSTRYAAAPDFYTVRSGDTLSGIATRYGLNYVTVAQMNDIAEPYRIFVGQSIRLKNNSNSRNTTTQAIAQAAPIQRQTIALPSNTTASAPVTPAKVTTPTVAKAVTPAPVVAATGLRWVKPSQGSILQSYNLSAGVKGTRYTGKDGDPVYAAADGQVVYAADGLKEYGNLVLIKHINGYITAYAHNSKMNVKSGENVTAGQKIAEMGSTGTTRTMLEFQVRLDGKPINPANVLANN, encoded by the coding sequence ATGGTATTGGTGTCAGCAAAACGTAAATTCACATCACCTGCAACGTTGATGAAAGCAATTGCAATTTCAAGTGTAGTGGCTTCGACCGTGTTGGTTACAGGTTGTGCATCTAAACCCTTAATCAATGGTTCGACACGTTATGCCGCAGCACCGGACTTCTATACGGTGCGTTCAGGCGATACCCTAAGTGGTATTGCAACGCGTTACGGTCTGAACTACGTTACTGTGGCGCAAATGAATGATATTGCTGAACCTTATCGTATTTTTGTCGGTCAATCGATTCGTCTTAAAAATAATAGCAATAGCCGCAATACAACCACACAAGCCATTGCACAAGCAGCACCGATTCAACGTCAAACCATTGCGTTACCAAGTAATACCACTGCATCAGCACCGGTAACACCTGCAAAAGTAACCACGCCAACAGTTGCGAAAGCTGTGACACCAGCGCCAGTTGTCGCTGCAACAGGTTTACGTTGGGTCAAACCAAGCCAAGGCAGTATCTTGCAAAGTTATAACTTAAGCGCAGGCGTAAAGGGCACGCGTTATACCGGTAAAGACGGTGATCCTGTTTATGCTGCTGCTGACGGACAAGTGGTTTATGCTGCAGATGGCTTAAAAGAGTACGGTAATTTAGTGCTCATTAAGCACATCAATGGCTACATTACGGCTTATGCACATAACAGTAAAATGAATGTGAAAAGTGGTGAAAATGTGACTGCAGGTCAAAAGATTGCAGAGATGGGTTCAACCGGTACCACACGTACGATGCTTGAATTTCAAGTTCGACTTGATGGAAAGCCGATCAATCCCGCGAACGTTTTAGCAAATAATTAA
- the surE gene encoding 5'/3'-nucleotidase SurE: MNILISNDDGVLAPGIQAIAQALKALGRVVIVAPETERSGFSSALTIDRPLRPVEISPDVWAVNGTPADCVYLAVNGLFDFDFDLVVSGINNGPNLADHILYSGTVGAAMGGRLNRLPSLAISLCGAKVRAYQHPEQFKMAAEWVRDFIQTGLAELPPRHIFNINIPDVAEIQGTQVTYSSQCLSAKAIIPQVDPRGRKVYWIGLSSDAVAVPKSGFEEFLSDAEAVAQGYVSITPIQMDTTNYAVMHDLQRQLSEKAEVVL; encoded by the coding sequence GTGAATATATTAATATCAAATGATGATGGTGTGTTGGCACCGGGCATTCAAGCCATTGCCCAAGCGTTAAAAGCTTTAGGGCGTGTCGTGATTGTGGCACCTGAAACTGAACGAAGTGGATTTTCCAGTGCTTTGACCATTGATCGACCATTAAGACCTGTTGAAATCTCTCCCGATGTGTGGGCGGTAAATGGAACTCCGGCAGACTGCGTGTATTTGGCAGTGAACGGTTTGTTTGATTTTGACTTTGATTTAGTCGTCAGTGGTATTAATAACGGTCCCAATTTAGCCGATCATATTTTATATTCGGGAACCGTCGGTGCAGCGATGGGTGGACGTTTAAATCGTTTGCCATCTTTGGCAATTTCATTGTGTGGTGCGAAAGTGCGCGCTTATCAGCATCCTGAACAGTTTAAAATGGCAGCGGAATGGGTACGTGATTTTATTCAGACAGGTTTAGCAGAGTTGCCACCGAGACATATTTTCAATATTAATATTCCCGATGTTGCCGAAATTCAAGGCACTCAAGTCACGTATTCAAGTCAATGTTTAAGCGCAAAAGCCATTATTCCACAGGTCGACCCACGTGGGCGAAAGGTGTATTGGATTGGCTTATCGAGTGACGCTGTGGCTGTGCCGAAATCAGGTTTTGAAGAGTTTTTATCAGATGCTGAAGCGGTAGCCCAAGGCTATGTCAGTATAACGCCTATACAAATGGATACGACAAACTACGCTGTGATGCATGATTTACAACGACAGCTTTCCGAAAAGGCGGAAGTAGTGTTATAA
- a CDS encoding toll/interleukin-1 receptor domain-containing protein, which yields MQQINVPKIFISYSWSSPEHEEWVLELAENLIKDGIDIALDKWELREGDDPIIFMESMVNDPTITKIIMIIDRKYTDRANQRHGGVGTESTILSQELYSKRDKNKIVAVIAEPNAPKPTFYAGRLHVDLSNTERYAEEYEKLVRWAYDKYKYEKPKLLGSAPSFIVAEEEQIALFTNTQYRMAIDALEKGKSNASSLVKQYLDKLLLELPKFSILEKDNDLNELFKQKLEHFQPHLYEFQKVVDAVCTHSNDPKIFKHFRSFLERLLSLLCTVPNEKGRLTIDLELFSFFNYEFFLSLVTILIKNEEFNELKEILDELYMLPENFYQRHLLEKKYMTFTVFLPREYGFIENILKPKYYSPLGDLIKDYSDDQVITFEEICEADAFLFIKSLTYALQIDDYYRKRWWPHVSFYIVRDRYHALKVFVKSERPTYFDEIKKVLNVKDLQFIIDILNINRENPYNQNLYLPKWPEAFATFDLKTLCNLDKLHNS from the coding sequence ATGCAGCAAATTAATGTACCTAAAATATTTATTTCATATAGTTGGTCAAGCCCTGAACATGAAGAGTGGGTATTGGAATTAGCTGAAAATTTAATAAAAGATGGTATTGATATCGCACTAGATAAATGGGAATTAAGAGAAGGGGATGACCCGATAATTTTCATGGAAAGTATGGTGAACGATCCCACTATAACTAAGATCATAATGATTATTGACAGAAAATATACGGATCGTGCGAATCAACGCCATGGTGGTGTCGGAACAGAATCTACAATTTTATCGCAAGAGCTTTATAGTAAAAGAGATAAGAACAAGATTGTTGCTGTTATAGCTGAACCTAATGCTCCAAAACCTACATTTTATGCAGGTAGATTGCATGTTGATTTATCAAATACCGAACGATATGCAGAGGAATATGAGAAGTTAGTTCGTTGGGCTTATGATAAGTATAAATATGAGAAACCAAAGCTTCTTGGTAGTGCTCCGAGTTTTATTGTTGCTGAAGAAGAACAAATTGCACTATTCACAAACACTCAATATCGAATGGCAATAGATGCTTTAGAAAAGGGTAAAAGCAATGCTAGCAGTTTAGTGAAACAATATTTGGATAAGCTTCTTTTAGAGCTGCCAAAATTTTCTATATTAGAAAAAGATAATGATCTTAATGAATTATTTAAGCAAAAACTTGAACATTTTCAGCCTCACTTGTATGAGTTTCAAAAGGTTGTTGATGCTGTTTGTACTCACTCAAATGATCCTAAGATTTTCAAACATTTCCGTAGCTTTTTAGAAAGACTTTTAAGCTTATTATGTACAGTTCCAAATGAAAAAGGGCGCTTAACAATAGATTTAGAATTATTCAGTTTTTTTAACTATGAATTTTTTCTTTCGTTAGTGACTATTTTAATTAAAAATGAAGAATTTAATGAACTTAAAGAGATTCTGGATGAACTCTATATGTTGCCTGAAAATTTCTATCAGCGGCATTTATTAGAAAAAAAATATATGACCTTTACTGTGTTTCTCCCAAGAGAATATGGTTTTATCGAAAATATTCTAAAACCAAAATACTATTCACCATTAGGTGACCTAATAAAAGATTATTCTGATGATCAAGTTATTACTTTTGAAGAAATTTGTGAAGCAGATGCGTTCTTGTTTATAAAATCTTTAACATATGCCTTGCAAATTGATGACTATTATAGAAAAAGATGGTGGCCTCATGTGTCTTTTTATATCGTAAGAGACCGTTACCATGCTTTAAAAGTTTTTGTTAAGTCAGAAAGGCCCACTTATTTTGATGAAATAAAGAAAGTATTAAATGTTAAAGATTTACAGTTCATTATAGATATACTAAATATAAATCGAGAGAATCCATATAATCAAAACTTATACCTCCCTAAATGGCCAGAAGCTTTTGCCACATTTGATTTAAAGACTCTATGTAATTTAGATAAATTGCATAATTCATAG
- a CDS encoding gamma carbonic anhydrase family protein yields MSQNIRPYLDTAPTIDDSCYVDPMSVVIGDVVLGENVSVWPFAVIRGDVNHIHIGKNSNVQDHSMLHVSHKKADKPEGSPLIIGEDVTIGHHVKLHGCTIGNRVLVGIGTIILDDVIVEDDVMIGAGSLVPPNKVLESGYLYMGSPVKKVRPITEKEKAFLPYSAQNYVKVSGNYK; encoded by the coding sequence ATGAGCCAAAACATTCGTCCTTATTTAGACACTGCACCAACTATTGATGATTCTTGTTATGTTGACCCAATGTCAGTCGTCATTGGTGATGTTGTCTTAGGCGAAAATGTCTCGGTTTGGCCGTTTGCCGTGATTCGTGGTGATGTCAATCATATCCACATTGGTAAAAACTCGAATGTGCAAGACCACTCGATGTTGCATGTGAGTCATAAAAAAGCCGATAAACCTGAAGGTTCGCCTTTAATTATTGGTGAAGATGTCACGATTGGTCATCATGTTAAATTACATGGTTGTACCATTGGTAATCGGGTTTTGGTCGGTATTGGCACGATTATTTTGGATGATGTGATTGTTGAAGATGATGTGATGATTGGCGCAGGTTCGCTTGTTCCGCCAAACAAAGTTTTGGAAAGTGGTTATTTATATATGGGCAGCCCTGTTAAAAAAGTACGCCCTATTACTGAGAAAGAAAAGGCGTTTTTACCGTATTCGGCACAGAATTATGTGAAGGTGTCGGGGAATTATAAATAA